One stretch of Bradyrhizobium canariense DNA includes these proteins:
- a CDS encoding aldehyde dehydrogenase family protein — MSDFKLLIDGKMVAGDQTMPVLNPATEEVLAQCPRASKDQLNAAVAAAKAAFPAWSATPIEERRRLVTKMADVIEANTNELARLLTSEQGKPLADATGEVMGMAGFFRYLSSLDLPMRVIEDSGDRRVEAYRRPLGVIGAIIPWNYPLLILSFKLPSALLAGNTLVVKPAPTTPLSTLKFAELVKDILPKGVLNVIADANDLGDLMTKHPDIRKISFTGSTATGQKVMANAAATLKRITLELGGNDASIVLDDVDPKKVAPGIFEGAFQNSGQVCLAIKRLYVHESVYDEICNELVAIAKNTVVDDGSKQGTKLGPLQNKMQYEKVKGFLEDARKNGNVIAGGSAMDRPGYFIEPTIVRDIKEGSRLVDEEQFGPVLPVIKYSDNEDVIRRANATNYGLGASVWSSDTARAHKIASRIEAGTVWINKHLDMAPHIPFGGAKQSGIGTEFAEEGLAEFTQLQIINEART, encoded by the coding sequence ATGAGTGATTTCAAGCTTCTCATCGACGGCAAGATGGTAGCCGGCGACCAGACCATGCCGGTCCTCAATCCCGCGACCGAAGAGGTGCTGGCGCAATGCCCGCGCGCCTCCAAGGACCAGCTCAATGCCGCCGTTGCCGCGGCCAAGGCGGCGTTTCCGGCCTGGTCGGCGACCCCGATCGAAGAGCGCCGCAGGCTTGTCACGAAAATGGCCGACGTCATCGAAGCCAATACCAACGAGCTGGCGCGCCTCCTGACCAGCGAGCAGGGCAAACCGCTCGCGGATGCCACCGGCGAGGTCATGGGCATGGCCGGCTTCTTCCGCTATCTCAGCTCGCTCGACCTGCCGATGCGCGTGATCGAGGACAGCGGCGATCGCCGCGTTGAGGCCTATCGCCGCCCGCTCGGCGTGATCGGCGCCATCATTCCCTGGAACTATCCGCTGCTGATCCTCAGCTTCAAACTGCCTTCCGCGCTCTTGGCCGGCAATACGCTGGTGGTGAAGCCGGCGCCGACCACCCCGCTGTCGACGCTGAAATTTGCCGAGCTGGTCAAGGATATCCTGCCCAAAGGCGTGTTGAACGTCATTGCCGACGCCAACGATCTCGGCGACTTAATGACCAAACATCCCGACATCCGCAAGATCTCCTTCACCGGATCGACCGCGACGGGCCAGAAGGTGATGGCGAACGCAGCAGCGACTTTGAAGCGCATCACGCTGGAACTGGGCGGCAACGATGCCAGCATCGTGCTCGACGACGTCGATCCGAAGAAGGTCGCGCCCGGCATTTTCGAAGGCGCGTTCCAGAACTCGGGCCAGGTCTGCCTCGCCATCAAGCGGCTCTACGTCCACGAGTCGGTCTATGACGAAATCTGCAACGAGCTGGTGGCGATTGCCAAGAACACGGTGGTCGACGACGGATCGAAACAGGGCACCAAGCTCGGGCCGCTGCAGAACAAGATGCAGTACGAGAAGGTGAAGGGTTTCCTCGAAGACGCGCGCAAGAACGGCAACGTGATTGCCGGCGGTTCGGCGATGGATCGTCCCGGCTATTTCATCGAGCCGACCATCGTGCGCGACATCAAGGAAGGCTCCAGGCTGGTTGACGAGGAACAGTTCGGACCGGTGCTGCCGGTGATCAAATATTCCGACAATGAAGACGTGATCCGCCGCGCCAACGCCACCAATTACGGCCTCGGCGCTTCGGTCTGGTCGTCGGATACCGCGCGCGCCCACAAGATCGCCAGCCGTATCGAGGCTGGAACGGTCTGGATCAACAAGCATCTCGACATGGCGCCGCATATCCCGTTCGGCGGAGCTAAGCAGTCGGGCATCGGTACCGAATTCGCCGAGGAAGGTCTCGCCGAATTCACCCAGCTCCAGATCATCAACGAAGCACGCACCTAA
- a CDS encoding substrate-binding domain-containing protein, translated as MRAWLVAVMIGLASSSASATDIRVMAAGSLKDAFTAVFADFSKQYGSSFAPVWGPSGVLRERLQKGEAFDVFASAALPHAQVLTDAGISGPSVMFARNALCVVTMADSVVDSGSLVETLLRPDIKIGTSTPVSDPAGDYTWEMFRKIDAIRPGAFQTLSGKAQQLFGGPAITTPVNGRPRLLVALDDHQIDLFIYYCSGAREIVRTSPNYKSVGLPPELSVGPEYGLTVSRKAQPGGADFAMYLLSPQGQATLKSYGFIPVALPAAP; from the coding sequence ATGCGTGCCTGGCTGGTGGCGGTCATGATTGGGTTGGCTTCGTCGTCCGCGTCCGCGACAGATATCCGCGTCATGGCGGCCGGCAGCCTGAAGGACGCCTTCACGGCTGTTTTCGCCGATTTCAGCAAACAATACGGCAGCAGCTTCGCCCCAGTGTGGGGACCATCCGGCGTGCTGCGCGAACGTCTGCAAAAGGGCGAGGCGTTCGATGTCTTCGCTTCGGCCGCGTTGCCTCACGCGCAGGTCCTGACCGATGCCGGTATATCCGGTCCGAGCGTGATGTTCGCGCGCAATGCCCTGTGCGTCGTGACCATGGCCGACAGTGTGGTCGACAGCGGCAGTCTGGTCGAGACGCTGCTGAGGCCTGATATCAAGATAGGCACATCGACGCCGGTTTCCGATCCGGCCGGCGACTACACCTGGGAGATGTTTCGCAAGATCGACGCGATCCGGCCCGGCGCTTTCCAAACGCTTTCCGGTAAGGCGCAGCAATTATTCGGCGGTCCCGCGATAACGACTCCAGTCAACGGGCGTCCGCGACTGCTGGTCGCGCTCGATGATCACCAGATCGATCTGTTCATTTATTATTGTTCAGGCGCACGCGAGATCGTCAGAACCTCGCCGAACTACAAATCGGTCGGACTACCGCCGGAGCTTTCCGTCGGCCCCGAATACGGCCTGACGGTCTCACGCAAGGCGCAGCCCGGCGGCGCCGATTTCGCGATGTATCTGTTGTCGCCGCAGGGGCAGGCGACGCTGAAGTCGTATGGCTTTATTCCGGTCGCGCTGCCGGCCGCGCCATAA
- the adh gene encoding aldehyde dehydrogenase, whose product MYQEAIEKVSKQVLIRDRYENFIGGKWVAPTEGRYFDNPSPITGKKLCSVPRSSAADIELALDAAHKARDAWGKTPVAERSRLLNKIADKLEANLDLLALVETLDNGKPIRETTYADMPLVVDHWRYFASVIRAQEGGISEIDAETVAYHYHEPLGVVGQIIPWNFPILMATWKLAPALAAGNCVVLKPAEQTPLGILVVMELIADILPPGVVNVVNGFGVEAGKPLAQNKRIAKIAFTGETTTGRLIMQYASDNIIPVTLELGGKSPNIFFADVAGADDEFFDKALEGFAMFALNQGEVCTCPSRALVQESIYDRFMERAVARTKKIKQGHPLDATTMIGAQASNDQLEKILSYFDIGKQEGAKVLTGGKRAQLGGEIAEGYYVEPTIFEGNNKMRVFQEEIFGPVVSVTKFKDEDEALAIANDTLYGLGAGVWTRNSNRAYKFGRAIQAGRVWTNCYHAYPAHAAFGGYKASGIGRENHKMMLDHYQNTKNILVSYGTKALGFF is encoded by the coding sequence ATGTATCAAGAAGCGATCGAGAAAGTCTCCAAGCAGGTACTCATCCGAGACCGATACGAAAATTTCATCGGCGGCAAGTGGGTGGCCCCGACGGAAGGGCGCTACTTCGACAATCCCAGCCCGATTACGGGCAAGAAACTCTGCTCGGTTCCGCGCTCCTCCGCGGCCGACATCGAGCTGGCGCTGGACGCGGCGCACAAGGCCAGAGATGCCTGGGGCAAGACGCCGGTGGCCGAGCGCTCCCGCCTGCTGAACAAGATCGCCGACAAACTGGAAGCCAATCTCGACCTGCTGGCGCTGGTCGAGACGCTGGACAACGGCAAGCCGATCCGCGAGACGACTTATGCGGACATGCCCCTGGTCGTCGATCACTGGCGCTATTTCGCCAGCGTCATACGTGCCCAGGAAGGCGGCATTTCGGAAATCGATGCCGAGACGGTCGCCTATCACTACCACGAGCCGCTCGGCGTCGTCGGCCAGATCATTCCGTGGAATTTTCCGATCCTGATGGCGACCTGGAAACTGGCGCCGGCACTTGCCGCGGGCAATTGCGTGGTGCTCAAACCGGCTGAGCAAACGCCGCTCGGCATCCTCGTCGTGATGGAGCTGATCGCCGATATCCTGCCGCCCGGCGTCGTCAACGTCGTCAACGGTTTTGGTGTCGAGGCCGGCAAGCCTCTGGCGCAAAACAAGCGGATCGCGAAGATCGCCTTCACCGGCGAGACCACGACGGGGCGGCTGATTATGCAATACGCGTCCGACAATATCATTCCGGTCACGCTCGAACTCGGCGGCAAGTCGCCGAACATCTTCTTTGCCGACGTCGCCGGTGCGGACGATGAGTTTTTCGACAAGGCACTCGAAGGTTTCGCCATGTTCGCCCTCAATCAGGGCGAGGTCTGCACCTGCCCCAGTCGTGCGCTGGTTCAGGAGTCGATCTACGACAGGTTCATGGAACGCGCGGTCGCCCGGACCAAGAAGATCAAGCAGGGCCACCCGCTCGACGCGACAACCATGATCGGCGCTCAGGCCTCGAACGATCAGCTGGAGAAAATCCTGTCCTATTTCGACATCGGCAAGCAGGAAGGCGCGAAAGTGCTGACCGGCGGCAAGCGTGCGCAGCTCGGCGGCGAGATCGCCGAGGGCTATTACGTCGAACCGACGATCTTCGAAGGCAACAACAAGATGCGCGTGTTCCAGGAGGAAATCTTTGGGCCGGTCGTATCGGTGACGAAGTTCAAGGATGAAGACGAGGCCCTCGCCATCGCCAACGACACGCTTTACGGGCTTGGCGCCGGCGTCTGGACCCGTAACAGCAATCGCGCCTACAAGTTTGGACGCGCGATCCAGGCCGGTCGCGTATGGACCAACTGCTATCACGCCTACCCGGCCCATGCCGCCTTCGGCGGCTACAAGGCGTCCGGTATCGGCCGTGAAAACCACAAGATGATGCTCGATCATTATCAGAACACCAAGAACATCCTGGTGAGCTACGGCACCAAGGCGCTTGGTTTCTTCTAG